The following proteins come from a genomic window of Microbacterium lemovicicum:
- a CDS encoding carboxyl transferase domain-containing protein, translating to MTGPATVDQAELARMLRARVAAASVGGSASSRARHVARGKLLPRDRVARLLDEGSPFLEVSPLAADGLYGGEAPAAGVIAGIGLVHGRHVMVVCNDATVKGGTYFPMTVKKHLRAQEIARENRLPCIYLVDSGGAFLPMQDEVFPDRDHFGRIFFNQARLSAEGVPQIAAVLGSCTAGGAYVPAMSDETVIVRGQGTIFLGGPPLVKAAIGEVVSAEELGGGELHARRSGVVDHLAEDDEHALEIVRDIVATLPLPGAPVWDVGAVAAPVADPGELYDVVPVDVNQPYDVREVISRLVDGSALHEFKREYGATLVAGFARIHGHPVGIVANNGVLFSESASKGAHFIELCDQRGIPLLFLQNISGFMVGRDAEAGGIAKDGAKMVTAVATTRVPKLTVVIGGSFGAGNYSMCGRAYSPRFLWTWPASRISVMGGPQAASVLATVKRDQLEAAGEQWSEEDQAAFEAPIRARYDEQGSPYYATARLWDDGVIDPLDTRDLLGLALDVVSRTPLPEPRFGLFRM from the coding sequence ATGACCGGGCCTGCGACCGTGGACCAAGCCGAACTGGCGCGGATGCTGCGGGCACGGGTGGCCGCGGCATCCGTCGGTGGATCGGCGTCCTCGCGGGCGCGCCATGTCGCGCGCGGCAAGCTCCTCCCGCGCGATCGTGTCGCCCGGCTGCTGGATGAGGGCAGCCCGTTCCTCGAGGTCTCGCCGCTGGCGGCGGACGGACTGTACGGGGGAGAGGCGCCGGCCGCCGGCGTGATCGCCGGCATCGGGCTGGTGCACGGTCGGCATGTGATGGTCGTCTGCAACGACGCGACCGTCAAGGGCGGCACGTACTTCCCGATGACGGTGAAGAAGCACCTCCGCGCGCAGGAGATCGCCCGCGAGAACCGGCTGCCCTGCATCTACCTCGTCGACTCCGGCGGCGCCTTCCTGCCGATGCAGGACGAGGTCTTCCCCGACCGCGACCACTTCGGGCGCATCTTCTTCAACCAGGCGCGGCTGTCGGCCGAGGGCGTGCCGCAGATCGCCGCCGTGCTCGGCTCGTGCACGGCCGGCGGCGCCTACGTACCCGCCATGAGCGACGAGACGGTGATCGTGCGCGGTCAGGGCACGATCTTCTTGGGCGGACCGCCGCTCGTGAAGGCCGCGATCGGCGAAGTGGTCTCGGCGGAGGAGCTCGGCGGCGGCGAACTGCACGCCCGCCGCTCGGGCGTCGTCGACCACCTCGCCGAGGACGACGAGCACGCCCTCGAGATCGTCCGCGACATCGTCGCGACGCTGCCGCTTCCGGGGGCGCCCGTCTGGGACGTCGGCGCGGTCGCTGCGCCCGTGGCCGACCCCGGCGAGCTGTACGACGTGGTGCCGGTGGACGTCAACCAGCCGTACGACGTGCGCGAGGTCATCTCGCGGCTGGTCGACGGCAGCGCGCTGCACGAGTTCAAGCGCGAGTACGGCGCGACGCTCGTGGCCGGGTTCGCGCGCATCCACGGCCATCCGGTCGGCATCGTCGCCAACAACGGGGTGCTGTTCTCGGAGTCGGCCTCCAAGGGCGCCCACTTCATCGAACTGTGCGATCAGCGCGGCATCCCGCTGCTCTTCCTGCAGAACATCTCGGGCTTCATGGTCGGGCGCGACGCGGAGGCCGGTGGCATCGCCAAGGACGGCGCCAAGATGGTCACCGCCGTCGCGACCACACGCGTGCCCAAGCTCACCGTCGTCATCGGCGGATCCTTCGGGGCCGGCAACTACTCGATGTGCGGCCGGGCGTACTCGCCGCGGTTCCTGTGGACCTGGCCGGCGAGCCGCATCTCCGTCATGGGCGGCCCCCAGGCGGCCTCGGTGCTGGCCACCGTGAAGCGCGATCAGCTGGAGGCCGCCGGAGAGCAGTGGTCCGAGGAGGACCAGGCCGCGTTCGAGGCGCCGATCCGTGCCCGGTACGACGAGCAGGGGAGTCCGTACTACGCGACCGCGCGCCTGTGGGACGACGGCGTCATCGATCCGCTCGACACGCGCGACCTCCTCGGGCTGGCGCTGGACGTCGTCTCGCGCACCCCGCTGCCCGAGCCCCGCTTCGGCCTCTTCCGGATGTGA
- a CDS encoding TetR/AcrR family transcriptional regulator, whose translation MASGLTERDRAKADRQSALLQEAARLFAERGFTGVSLEDLGAAVGVSGPAVYRHFANKQALLGAILLRVSERLRDGGRRVTEAHDDPRSQLEALVEFHVDFALAEADVIRVQDRDLASLSEADRHRVRRLQREYVDGWVQVLSRVHPDRSDDELRVRALACFGLINSTPHSVKGVRTTPADSTVRRILAAMATSALTV comes from the coding sequence ATGGCAAGCGGACTCACCGAACGCGACCGCGCGAAGGCAGACCGGCAGAGCGCCCTCCTCCAGGAGGCGGCGCGGCTGTTCGCCGAGCGCGGTTTCACGGGCGTGAGCCTGGAAGATCTCGGCGCCGCCGTCGGGGTCAGCGGACCGGCCGTCTACCGGCACTTCGCGAACAAGCAGGCGCTGCTGGGCGCCATCCTGCTGCGCGTGAGCGAGCGCCTCCGCGACGGCGGACGGCGCGTGACCGAGGCGCACGACGACCCGCGTTCGCAGCTCGAGGCGCTGGTGGAGTTCCACGTCGACTTCGCCCTGGCGGAGGCCGATGTCATCCGCGTGCAGGACCGCGACCTCGCCAGCCTCAGCGAGGCCGACCGCCACCGCGTGCGCCGCCTCCAGCGCGAGTACGTCGACGGGTGGGTGCAGGTGCTGTCCCGCGTGCACCCGGATCGTTCAGACGACGAGCTGCGCGTGCGCGCCCTCGCCTGCTTCGGGCTCATCAACTCCACGCCGCACAGCGTGAAGGGCGTGCGCACCACGCCGGCCGACAGCACCGTGCGGCGGATCCTCGCCGCCATGGCGACCTCCGCCCTCACCGTCTGA
- a CDS encoding dihydrolipoamide acetyltransferase family protein yields MIQDFRLPDLGEGLPEAELVSWQVAEGQTVTLNQTIAEVETAKAVVELPSPFAGTVATLHAAAGDVVEVGSVLISFDLPGAEAESRVADPVSTPSVVAAAASATAGSGAPSPSAPEAPVEEKSQPNLVGYGAAPRSTARPQRRARAGAVSGAAAASDSAVREAAPHDAIGAHGGAESLADALLDRPRSTPPVRRLAKDLGVDLAVVAGTGRHGLITRQDVEAFAKRRDAAATTSPEVARAGIPSGGDDGSRTTRTPIRGVRKHTAQAMVRSAFTAPHVTTFLTVDVTPTMELVASLKRDRALEGHRIGILAVAAKAVCLALGAHPELNSQWDEDAYEIVQHHDVHLGIAAATGRGLVVPNIRRAQELTLVELADAIGALAETARAGRTTPAEMSGGTFSITNVGVFGVDAGTPIINPGEAGILALGAIRRQPWEFRGEIALRDVMTLALSFDHRLVDGEQGARFLTAVGDVLREPGRAMLLR; encoded by the coding sequence GTGATCCAGGACTTCCGGCTCCCCGACCTCGGCGAGGGGCTCCCCGAGGCCGAGCTCGTGTCGTGGCAGGTCGCCGAGGGGCAGACCGTCACGCTCAACCAGACGATCGCCGAGGTCGAGACCGCCAAGGCCGTCGTCGAGCTCCCGTCGCCGTTCGCCGGCACCGTCGCGACCCTGCACGCCGCCGCTGGCGACGTCGTGGAGGTCGGCTCCGTGCTCATCTCGTTCGATCTGCCGGGCGCGGAGGCCGAGTCGCGGGTGGCCGATCCGGTGAGCACGCCGTCCGTCGTCGCTGCGGCGGCGTCCGCGACGGCGGGGTCCGGGGCTCCTTCCCCGTCCGCGCCCGAGGCGCCGGTCGAGGAGAAGTCGCAGCCCAACCTCGTCGGCTACGGTGCCGCCCCACGCTCAACGGCCCGGCCGCAGCGCCGCGCACGCGCGGGCGCCGTGTCGGGGGCGGCCGCAGCATCCGATTCCGCGGTCCGCGAGGCCGCTCCGCACGATGCGATCGGTGCGCACGGGGGTGCGGAGTCGCTCGCCGACGCGCTGCTGGACCGCCCGCGGTCGACGCCGCCGGTCCGCCGCCTGGCGAAGGACCTGGGCGTCGACCTCGCCGTCGTTGCGGGCACGGGTCGTCACGGCCTGATCACCCGTCAGGACGTCGAGGCCTTCGCGAAGCGGAGGGATGCGGCGGCCACGACCTCGCCGGAGGTCGCGCGTGCCGGCATCCCGAGCGGGGGCGACGACGGCTCGCGCACCACGCGCACGCCGATCCGCGGGGTGCGCAAGCACACCGCGCAGGCGATGGTGCGCAGCGCCTTCACGGCGCCGCACGTGACGACGTTCCTGACCGTCGACGTCACGCCGACGATGGAGCTCGTCGCGTCGCTCAAGCGCGATCGGGCGCTCGAGGGGCACCGCATCGGCATCCTCGCGGTCGCCGCGAAGGCCGTGTGCCTCGCGCTCGGCGCCCACCCCGAGCTCAACTCCCAGTGGGACGAGGATGCGTATGAGATCGTCCAGCACCACGACGTGCACCTCGGCATCGCCGCGGCGACGGGCCGGGGACTGGTCGTGCCGAACATCAGGCGCGCGCAGGAGCTCACCCTCGTCGAGCTGGCGGACGCGATCGGCGCGCTCGCCGAGACGGCCCGTGCCGGTCGTACGACGCCGGCCGAGATGAGCGGCGGCACGTTCTCCATCACGAACGTCGGCGTCTTCGGCGTCGACGCCGGCACGCCGATCATCAATCCCGGCGAGGCCGGGATCCTCGCGCTCGGAGCGATCCGGCGGCAGCCGTGGGAGTTCCGCGGCGAGATCGCGCTGCGCGACGTGATGACCCTCGCGCTCTCCTTCGACCACCGCCTCGTCGACGGCGAGCAGGGCGCGCGGTTCCTCACCGCGGTGGGCGACGTGCTCCGCGAGCCCGGCCGGGCGATGCTCCTGCGCTGA
- a CDS encoding acyl-CoA dehydrogenase family protein, whose amino-acid sequence MQYGLNEDERDLAAMVREFADEVIAPQSYEADRTHTLPLDVVAQMGDMGLFGLPFPEEYGGQGGDYFALCLAIEAIGRVDQSLAITLEAGVSLGAMPVFRFGTEEQKQELLPDLLAGRALAGFGLTEPEAGSDAGATRTTARRDGDEWVIDGSKQFITNSGTGITRFVTVTAVTGERDGRKAISTIIVPSGTPGFTVEPAYDKVGWNASDTHPLTFSGVRVPAGNLLGEEGRGFANFLHILDEGRIAIAALATGAAEGCLEAAVEYSRSRMVFGEALSKRQSIQFMIARMQLRVHNARLAWHHAARLRDRGLPFKTEAAIAKLTSSDAAMDNARDATQIFGGNGFMNEYPVARHYRDSKILEIGEGTNEVQLLVIARALGVA is encoded by the coding sequence ATGCAGTACGGGCTGAATGAGGACGAGCGGGACCTCGCCGCGATGGTGCGCGAGTTCGCCGACGAGGTGATCGCGCCGCAGTCGTACGAAGCCGACCGCACCCACACGCTGCCGCTGGACGTCGTCGCCCAGATGGGCGACATGGGGCTGTTCGGGCTGCCGTTCCCCGAGGAGTACGGCGGCCAGGGCGGGGACTACTTCGCGCTGTGCCTCGCGATCGAGGCGATCGGCCGGGTCGACCAGTCGCTCGCGATCACGCTGGAGGCCGGTGTCAGCCTCGGGGCGATGCCGGTGTTCCGCTTCGGCACGGAGGAGCAGAAGCAGGAGCTGCTGCCCGATCTGCTCGCGGGGCGCGCGCTGGCGGGCTTCGGGCTGACCGAGCCGGAGGCAGGGTCCGACGCCGGCGCCACTCGCACGACCGCCCGGCGTGACGGCGATGAGTGGGTGATCGACGGGTCCAAGCAGTTCATCACCAACTCCGGCACCGGTATCACCCGCTTCGTCACGGTGACGGCGGTGACCGGCGAGCGCGACGGACGGAAGGCGATCTCGACGATCATCGTGCCCAGCGGCACTCCCGGCTTCACCGTCGAGCCGGCGTACGACAAGGTCGGGTGGAACGCTTCCGACACGCATCCGCTGACGTTCAGCGGCGTGCGCGTCCCGGCCGGCAACCTCCTGGGCGAGGAGGGTCGCGGGTTCGCGAACTTCCTGCACATCCTCGACGAAGGACGCATCGCCATCGCCGCGCTCGCAACCGGTGCCGCGGAGGGATGCCTCGAGGCGGCGGTGGAGTACTCGCGCTCGCGCATGGTCTTCGGGGAGGCGCTGTCCAAGCGCCAGAGCATCCAGTTCATGATCGCGCGGATGCAGCTGCGGGTGCACAACGCCCGTCTCGCGTGGCACCACGCGGCACGTCTGCGCGACCGCGGCCTGCCGTTCAAGACGGAGGCCGCCATCGCGAAGCTCACCTCGAGCGACGCGGCCATGGACAACGCCCGCGACGCGACGCAGATCTTCGGCGGAAACGGCTTCATGAACGAGTACCCCGTCGCGCGGCACTACCGCGACTCGAAGATCCTCGAGATCGGCGAGGGGACGAACGAGGTGCAGCTGCTCGTGATCGCCCGGGCGCTCGGGGTAGCGTGA
- a CDS encoding DEAD/DEAH box helicase → MSSDIPTFAELGVPAPLVRVLTEQGKTSAFPIQVDTLPDTLAGRDVLGRGKTGSGKTLAFSIPMVARLGGALAGGARRAGRPLGLVLAPTRELATQIDAVLAPLAAAYGLKTTTIYGGISQKRQVDALRAGVDIVVACPGRLEDLMKQGFVTLDAVEITVLDEADHMADLGFLPVVTRILDKTPRGGQRLLFSATLDNGVDKLVSRYLQNEVLHSVDEANSPVAAMTHHVFETADADTKKELVRVLASGRGRRILFMRTKHHAKKLAKQLTDQGIPAVDLHGNLSQPQRDRNLAAFGEGSVRVLVATDVAARGVHVDDVELVVHVDPPMEHKAYLHRSGRTARAGSAGDVVTVMLPAQRKDTEALLRKAAISVRPVSVAADSAVVGELVGPTAAYVKPQPRQEQPSGGGRSQGANAQRKRAARGDQSDASQRSGREGGAGRSGQGRGAQRSAVAQPAGAGASRGASAGGQRSGGQRSGAGAGAGRPAAAGAGRSGGRSGGLRVGDAVRSNRTNRRAQG, encoded by the coding sequence ATGTCTTCCGACATCCCCACCTTCGCCGAACTCGGCGTGCCCGCACCGCTGGTGCGCGTGCTCACCGAGCAGGGCAAGACCAGCGCCTTCCCGATCCAGGTCGACACCCTGCCCGACACGCTCGCCGGCCGCGACGTGCTCGGCCGCGGAAAGACCGGCTCCGGCAAGACGCTGGCATTCTCCATCCCGATGGTCGCCCGTCTCGGCGGCGCGCTCGCCGGCGGCGCCCGCCGCGCCGGCCGTCCGCTCGGACTCGTGCTCGCTCCGACGCGCGAGCTCGCCACGCAGATCGATGCCGTGCTGGCCCCGCTCGCCGCGGCCTACGGCCTCAAGACCACCACCATCTACGGCGGCATCAGCCAGAAGCGCCAGGTCGATGCGCTGCGCGCCGGCGTCGACATCGTCGTGGCCTGCCCCGGTCGCCTCGAGGACCTCATGAAGCAGGGCTTCGTGACCCTCGACGCCGTCGAGATCACCGTGCTCGACGAGGCCGACCACATGGCCGACCTCGGCTTCCTCCCGGTCGTCACCCGCATCCTCGACAAGACGCCCCGCGGCGGACAGCGCCTGCTGTTCTCGGCGACGCTGGACAACGGCGTCGACAAGCTCGTCTCGCGCTACTTGCAGAACGAGGTGCTCCACTCCGTCGACGAGGCCAACTCGCCCGTCGCCGCCATGACGCACCACGTCTTCGAGACGGCCGACGCCGACACGAAGAAGGAGCTCGTCCGCGTGCTCGCCAGCGGCCGCGGCCGTCGCATCCTCTTCATGCGCACCAAGCACCACGCCAAGAAGCTCGCCAAGCAGCTGACCGACCAGGGCATCCCCGCGGTCGACCTGCACGGCAACCTGTCGCAGCCGCAGCGCGACCGCAACCTGGCCGCGTTCGGGGAGGGCAGCGTGCGCGTGCTGGTGGCGACGGATGTTGCGGCGCGCGGTGTGCACGTCGACGACGTCGAGCTCGTCGTGCACGTCGACCCGCCCATGGAGCACAAGGCGTACCTGCACCGCTCGGGCCGCACCGCCCGTGCCGGCAGCGCCGGTGACGTCGTCACCGTGATGCTTCCCGCCCAGCGCAAGGACACCGAGGCGCTGCTGCGCAAGGCCGCCATCTCCGTGCGTCCGGTCTCGGTCGCCGCGGACTCGGCCGTCGTGGGCGAGCTCGTCGGCCCGACCGCGGCGTACGTGAAGCCGCAGCCCCGCCAGGAGCAGCCCTCCGGCGGCGGACGCTCGCAGGGCGCCAACGCCCAGCGCAAGCGCGCCGCGCGCGGCGACCAGTCCGACGCGTCGCAGCGCTCCGGCCGCGAGGGCGGCGCAGGCCGTTCCGGTCAGGGTCGCGGCGCTCAGCGCTCCGCGGTCGCGCAGCCCGCGGGTGCCGGAGCATCGCGCGGTGCGTCGGCCGGCGGTCAGCGCTCCGGCGGTCAGCGCTCGGGCGCAGGTGCCGGTGCGGGTCGTCCCGCAGCGGCTGGAGCGGGACGCTCCGGCGGCCGCTCGGGTGGCCTGCGCGTCGGCGACGCCGTGCGCAGCAACCGCACGAACCGCCGCGCGCAGGGCTGA
- a CDS encoding acetyl/propionyl/methylcrotonyl-CoA carboxylase subunit alpha translates to MTETLFHTVLVANRGEIARRVIRTLRRLGIRSVAVYSDADADAPHVREADVAVRIGPAVASASYLSIDAVVAAARESGAEAIHPGYGFLSENGAFAAACEAAGIVFIGPGERALDVMADKIRAKAHVQEHGVPVVPGFSAVGLPDDAIAAEAERVGYPLLVKPSAGGGGKGMQIVRLAADLPDALATARRVATAAFGDDTLLLERLIERPRHIEVQVLADAHGAVLHLGERECTLQRRHQKVIEEAPSPIVDAATRARLGAAACAAAASVQYRGAGTVEFLVAADRPDEFFFIEMNTRLQVEHPVTELVTGVDLVEQQLRIAAGEPLAFAQDDIVLRGHAVEARVYAESPERGFLPAAGTVVVWRTPRGEGVRVDGAVESGSRVTADYDPMIAKVIASGPDRRTALARLDAALADTVVLGVDTNVGFLRLLLADRAVAAGDLDTGLIDRLPPFVAGPPDGAALDVAALAVAAASSVGAATVCRAGAAGEPWTSLPGWRIAAPATAAPRAFLTDTGVVVAGSGAASGDEEATDDGPAGGEMAGAGAPRGQAPRDAASRDEAPRDVARRGEAPRDEAPPGGNPDATTTPATVALDDEGAVWVHSGGGTWRLRPLSRREAAQRRRDARERGVAASDPVLRAPMPGTVVAVHVADGAVVAAGDRIVTVEAMKMEHAVVAPHDGVARLDVAVGDQVRRDQTIARIDARAEDDVPHEGTNRSEDADAVRAE, encoded by the coding sequence ATGACCGAGACGCTCTTCCACACGGTGCTGGTCGCCAATCGCGGCGAGATCGCGCGTCGCGTCATCCGCACGCTCCGTCGCCTGGGCATCCGGTCCGTCGCCGTCTACAGCGACGCGGACGCCGACGCGCCGCACGTGCGCGAGGCCGACGTCGCCGTGCGCATCGGCCCCGCGGTCGCGTCGGCGTCGTACCTGTCGATCGACGCGGTGGTCGCCGCCGCGCGCGAGTCGGGCGCCGAGGCGATCCATCCCGGCTACGGCTTCCTGTCCGAGAACGGCGCGTTCGCCGCCGCCTGCGAGGCCGCGGGCATCGTCTTCATCGGTCCGGGCGAGCGCGCGCTGGACGTCATGGCCGACAAGATCCGCGCGAAGGCCCACGTGCAGGAGCACGGCGTGCCCGTCGTCCCCGGCTTCAGCGCCGTCGGCCTTCCGGACGACGCCATCGCGGCCGAGGCCGAGCGCGTCGGCTACCCGCTGCTCGTCAAGCCGTCCGCCGGCGGCGGGGGCAAGGGCATGCAGATCGTCCGGCTGGCGGCCGATCTGCCCGATGCGCTGGCGACCGCGCGGCGGGTGGCCACCGCGGCGTTCGGCGATGACACCCTGCTGCTCGAGCGTCTCATCGAGCGTCCCCGGCACATCGAGGTGCAGGTGCTCGCGGACGCTCACGGCGCCGTCCTCCACCTCGGCGAGCGCGAGTGCACCCTTCAGCGCCGCCATCAGAAGGTCATCGAGGAGGCGCCCTCCCCGATCGTGGATGCCGCGACCCGCGCTCGCCTCGGAGCCGCCGCCTGCGCGGCCGCGGCATCGGTGCAGTACCGCGGGGCGGGGACGGTCGAGTTCCTCGTCGCCGCGGACCGCCCGGACGAGTTCTTCTTCATCGAGATGAACACCCGGCTGCAGGTCGAGCATCCCGTCACCGAGCTCGTCACGGGCGTCGACCTCGTCGAGCAGCAGCTGCGCATCGCGGCGGGGGAGCCGCTCGCCTTCGCTCAGGACGACATCGTGCTCCGCGGGCATGCCGTCGAGGCGCGGGTGTACGCGGAGTCGCCCGAGCGCGGCTTCCTGCCGGCGGCCGGGACGGTGGTCGTGTGGCGGACGCCGCGGGGCGAGGGCGTCCGCGTCGACGGCGCCGTCGAATCGGGGTCTCGCGTGACCGCCGACTACGACCCGATGATCGCGAAGGTGATCGCAAGCGGTCCGGATCGCCGCACGGCGCTGGCCCGCCTGGACGCCGCACTCGCGGACACCGTCGTGCTCGGCGTCGACACGAACGTCGGCTTCCTCCGGCTGCTCCTCGCCGATCGCGCGGTGGCGGCGGGCGACCTCGACACGGGCCTGATCGATCGTCTGCCGCCGTTCGTCGCCGGTCCGCCTGACGGTGCGGCGCTCGACGTGGCTGCGCTCGCCGTCGCGGCGGCCTCCTCCGTCGGGGCGGCGACCGTATGCCGCGCGGGAGCCGCAGGCGAGCCGTGGACGTCGCTCCCCGGGTGGCGGATCGCCGCGCCGGCCACCGCCGCGCCGCGCGCGTTCCTCACCGACACCGGCGTCGTCGTCGCCGGCAGCGGGGCCGCGTCGGGCGACGAAGAGGCAACCGATGATGGCCCGGCCGGCGGCGAAATGGCCGGCGCCGGCGCGCCCCGTGGTCAGGCACCCCGTGATGCGGCCTCCCGTGATGAGGCGCCCCGTGATGTAGCGCGCCGTGGTGAAGCGCCCCGTGATGAGGCGCCCCCTGGTGGTAATCCGGATGCCACGACCACCCCCGCCACGGTCGCCCTGGACGACGAGGGCGCCGTGTGGGTGCACAGCGGCGGCGGCACCTGGCGGCTGCGACCGCTGTCCCGCCGGGAGGCGGCGCAGCGGCGCCGGGATGCCCGCGAGCGCGGGGTCGCAGCATCCGATCCCGTCCTGCGGGCTCCGATGCCGGGCACCGTGGTCGCCGTGCATGTCGCCGACGGAGCCGTCGTCGCGGCAGGCGACCGCATCGTCACGGTGGAGGCCATGAAGATGGAGCACGCCGTGGTCGCTCCGCATGACGGCGTGGCCCGGCTCGACGTCGCCGTCGGCGACCAGGTGCGCCGGGATCAGACCATCGCGCGCATCGATGCGCGCGCAGAGGACGACGTCCCTCACGAGGGGACGAACCGATCGGAGGACGCAGATGCAGTACGGGCTGAATGA
- the pdhA gene encoding pyruvate dehydrogenase (acetyl-transferring) E1 component subunit alpha yields the protein MTMMHTLTPTDDRAADVDDVARLLTQDGVRVRDADLDPWVSDLDADALRGLYRDMVLVRRIDTEGVALQRQGQLGLWAPCNGQEATQIGTARALRADDFAFPSYREIGVGYARGAAPRDFVIAWRGEEHSTYNPFEINSAVPQIIIGAQTLHAVGYAMGIQRDGGDQVAVAYFGDGATSQGDVNEAMIFASSFTAPVVFVCTNNQWAISEPVTVQASYPIAGRAPGFGIPSMRVDGNDVLACTAAMRWALEHARSGKGPAFIEAVTYRMGPHTTSDDPTRYRDKEEVERWRERDPLQRLETYLRAQGAFDEAFATEVAAAADALAAEVRAAALGATTRDPLTLLDNVYAEPHVGIDEQRERFGAYLDGFADAATDAGGAGR from the coding sequence ATGACGATGATGCACACCCTGACCCCCACGGACGACCGCGCCGCCGACGTCGACGACGTCGCCCGTCTGCTCACCCAGGACGGCGTGCGGGTGCGCGACGCCGACCTCGACCCGTGGGTGAGCGACCTCGACGCCGACGCGCTCCGCGGCCTCTACCGCGACATGGTGCTCGTGCGCCGCATCGACACCGAGGGCGTCGCCCTGCAGCGCCAGGGTCAGCTCGGCCTGTGGGCGCCCTGCAACGGCCAGGAGGCGACCCAGATCGGCACGGCCCGCGCCCTGCGCGCCGACGACTTCGCCTTCCCCAGCTACCGCGAGATCGGCGTCGGCTACGCCCGCGGCGCGGCGCCCCGCGACTTCGTCATCGCCTGGCGGGGCGAGGAGCACTCCACCTACAACCCGTTCGAGATCAACAGCGCCGTGCCCCAGATCATCATCGGCGCGCAGACGCTGCACGCCGTCGGCTACGCGATGGGCATCCAGCGCGACGGCGGCGACCAGGTCGCCGTGGCGTACTTCGGCGACGGCGCGACGAGTCAGGGCGACGTCAACGAGGCCATGATCTTCGCGTCGTCCTTCACGGCACCCGTCGTGTTCGTGTGCACCAACAACCAGTGGGCGATCTCCGAGCCCGTCACGGTGCAGGCCAGCTATCCGATCGCGGGACGCGCGCCGGGCTTCGGCATCCCGAGCATGCGTGTCGACGGCAACGACGTGCTCGCCTGCACGGCGGCCATGCGCTGGGCGCTCGAGCACGCGCGCAGCGGCAAGGGGCCTGCGTTCATCGAGGCGGTGACCTACCGCATGGGCCCGCACACCACCTCCGACGACCCCACCCGCTACCGCGACAAGGAGGAGGTCGAGCGCTGGCGCGAGCGCGACCCGCTGCAGCGCCTGGAGACCTACCTCCGCGCGCAGGGCGCCTTCGACGAGGCGTTCGCCACCGAGGTCGCGGCCGCCGCCGATGCGCTCGCCGCAGAAGTGCGCGCCGCCGCACTGGGTGCGACCACGCGCGATCCGCTGACCCTGCTCGACAACGTGTACGCCGAGCCGCACGTCGGCATCGACGAGCAGCGCGAGCGCTTCGGCGCCTACCTCGACGGATTCGCGGATGCCGCGACCGACGCCGGGGGAGCGGGACGATGA
- a CDS encoding alpha-ketoacid dehydrogenase subunit beta → MTLLTMGKALNEGLRRAMSDDPKVLVMGEDVGKLGGVFRITDGLLDQFGPSRIIDTPLAESGIMGTAVGLAYRGYRPVVEIQFDGFVYPAFDQIVCQVAKLHYRSSGNVRMPITIRIPWAGGVGAAEHHSESPEAYFVHTSGLRVVAVSQPQDAYVMLRQAIASDDPVVFFEPKRLYHAKGEVDLDASLADAPPMGLARVARPGTDVTVLTYGAQVGTALDAATAAEDEGISLEVIDLRSLSPVDYRTIEASVRRTGRVVVTHEAAREAGVGAELIASVTERCFPYLEAAPMRVTGHDIPYPPAKLEKHHLPDLDRILDAVDAVMDRPSSLDRVASGENSGLSNGGAR, encoded by the coding sequence ATGACGCTGCTCACCATGGGTAAGGCGCTCAACGAGGGCCTGCGCCGCGCGATGTCCGACGACCCGAAGGTGCTCGTCATGGGCGAGGACGTCGGCAAGCTGGGCGGGGTGTTCCGCATCACCGACGGGCTGCTCGACCAGTTCGGCCCGTCGCGCATCATCGACACCCCGCTCGCGGAGTCCGGCATCATGGGCACGGCCGTGGGCCTCGCCTACCGCGGCTACCGCCCGGTCGTCGAGATCCAGTTCGACGGCTTCGTCTACCCCGCGTTCGACCAGATCGTGTGCCAGGTCGCGAAGCTGCACTACCGCTCGTCGGGCAACGTGCGCATGCCGATCACGATCCGCATCCCGTGGGCCGGCGGCGTGGGCGCCGCGGAGCACCACTCCGAGTCGCCCGAGGCGTACTTCGTGCACACGTCGGGCCTTCGGGTCGTGGCCGTCTCGCAGCCTCAGGACGCCTACGTCATGCTGCGACAGGCGATCGCCTCCGACGACCCGGTGGTGTTCTTCGAGCCGAAGCGGCTCTATCACGCCAAGGGAGAGGTCGACCTCGACGCCTCCCTCGCCGACGCCCCGCCCATGGGTCTCGCGCGCGTGGCACGCCCCGGGACCGACGTCACCGTGCTGACCTACGGCGCGCAGGTGGGCACGGCGCTGGACGCCGCGACCGCCGCCGAGGACGAGGGCATCTCGCTCGAGGTCATCGACCTGCGCTCGCTGTCGCCCGTGGACTACCGCACGATCGAGGCCTCCGTCCGTCGTACGGGACGGGTCGTGGTGACCCATGAGGCGGCGCGCGAGGCCGGTGTCGGCGCCGAGCTCATCGCCAGCGTCACCGAACGCTGCTTCCCCTACCTGGAGGCCGCGCCGATGCGCGTCACCGGGCATGACATCCCGTACCCGCCCGCGAAGCTCGAGAAGCATCACCTGCCGGACCTCGACCGGATCCTCGACGCCGTCGACGCCGTGATGGACCGGCCGAGCAGCCTCGACCGGGTCGCATCGGGCGAGAACTCCGGCCTGTCGAACGGGGGCGCGCGGTGA